Proteins from one Marinobacter alexandrii genomic window:
- a CDS encoding DUF4136 domain-containing protein, which translates to MKKGIIIILTFLTSACAVTVKTYQKPDQSFDSFETWCWLKGCEITYQGPDHLYSQKVIDEIANAVAYNMHQKGYRQEDDSSDLMVNFFMILKEDSMEIDDSYDDGFIPEIGWLDRMHPEYQKFLKGSLVIDVIDREQSELIWRSNAIRYLETNPIYDRDMIWSGVEKAMKKLPGKE; encoded by the coding sequence ATGAAAAAGGGCATCATCATTATACTCACTTTTTTAACCTCAGCGTGTGCCGTTACCGTAAAAACGTATCAAAAACCAGATCAATCTTTTGATTCTTTTGAAACGTGGTGTTGGCTTAAGGGATGTGAAATCACTTATCAAGGGCCTGATCACTTATACAGTCAAAAGGTGATTGATGAAATCGCAAATGCAGTCGCCTACAATATGCATCAAAAAGGTTATCGACAAGAAGATGATTCCTCTGATTTAATGGTTAACTTTTTCATGATTTTAAAGGAAGACTCTATGGAAATAGATGACTCATATGATGATGGCTTTATACCTGAAATTGGCTGGCTTGACCGCATGCACCCTGAGTATCAAAAGTTTTTAAAAGGTAGCTTAGTGATCGATGTAATAGATCGTGAACAATCAGAACTCATCTGGAGGTCCAATGCTATCAGATACCTAGAAACTAATCCTATCTATGACCGTGACATGATTTGGTCTGGTGTAGAAAAGGCCATGAAAAAATTGCCAGGAAAGGAATAA
- a CDS encoding pitrilysin family protein, translating to MSKKEYELIELPNGIRIIHKEVNHTKIAHVGIMLDIGSRDESPEEQGLAHFLEHMVFKGTTKRSSYHIINRLESLGGELNAYTTKEKICFYASLLDIHLDKAVELLCDITFNSTFPEKQIEKERTVILEEMSMYRDTPEDSIQDEFDEQLFPNHSLGRNILGTEQTVRSFQQGDFRSFLNRNLNTEKIILSSVGNYSAKKIQRLATKYLKEIPHKNHTPKRNWFSGYEPSRKELKKSISQAHIAMGMPSLSIKDENRIPFFFLVNLLGGPSMSSRLNLSLREKHGLVYGVDASYAPYLEIGQFAIYFATDPKNLKKSQRIILKEIETLKHKPLGNMQLHKAKNQIKGQMALSEENKNAIMLMMAKSQLDLNKVPDINSVFDKIDGITSSGIQDLAKRYLPTEEMSALTYLPE from the coding sequence ATGAGCAAGAAGGAATACGAGCTGATAGAATTGCCTAATGGCATCCGAATCATCCACAAAGAAGTAAATCACACGAAGATCGCCCACGTAGGTATCATGTTGGATATCGGCAGTAGAGATGAATCCCCAGAAGAGCAAGGTCTTGCTCACTTTCTTGAGCATATGGTATTCAAGGGCACTACAAAAAGAAGCTCATATCATATTATCAATCGGTTAGAGTCACTTGGAGGTGAGTTGAACGCATATACCACCAAGGAAAAAATTTGTTTCTACGCCTCATTACTAGACATTCATTTAGATAAGGCCGTAGAGCTTCTTTGTGATATTACGTTCAATTCTACCTTTCCAGAAAAACAGATTGAAAAGGAACGAACTGTTATCCTTGAAGAGATGAGCATGTATCGTGATACTCCTGAAGATTCCATTCAGGATGAATTTGATGAACAATTATTTCCCAACCATTCACTCGGTAGAAATATTCTTGGAACTGAACAAACAGTCCGATCTTTCCAGCAAGGAGATTTTAGAAGTTTCCTAAATCGCAATCTCAATACGGAGAAAATTATCCTATCCAGTGTGGGTAATTATTCAGCAAAAAAGATTCAGCGGTTAGCAACCAAGTATTTAAAAGAAATTCCTCATAAAAATCATACACCAAAACGAAATTGGTTTTCTGGTTATGAGCCATCAAGGAAAGAACTCAAAAAGTCTATTTCTCAAGCTCATATTGCTATGGGTATGCCATCGCTAAGTATTAAGGATGAAAATCGCATTCCTTTCTTTTTCCTTGTAAACCTACTGGGAGGGCCAAGTATGAGTTCTCGTTTGAACTTGAGTTTAAGAGAAAAACATGGACTAGTTTATGGGGTGGATGCCAGCTATGCACCATACTTAGAGATCGGTCAATTTGCTATTTACTTCGCTACAGATCCTAAAAACCTGAAGAAAAGTCAACGAATAATCTTAAAAGAAATAGAGACGCTCAAGCACAAACCATTGGGTAATATGCAGCTGCACAAGGCAAAAAATCAGATAAAAGGTCAAATGGCGCTCTCCGAAGAAAACAAAAATGCGATCATGCTGATGATGGCCAAAAGCCAGTTAGACCTCAATAAGGTGCCGGATATCAATAGTGTATTTGATAAGATCGATGGCATTACTTCATCAGGTATTCAGGACTTGGCCAAGCGCTATTTACCTACAGAAGAGATGAGCGCATTGACTTATCTGCCAGAATAA
- a CDS encoding nucleotidyltransferase, which yields MSSNNQFPSHYKDFIVALNNHNVEYLLIGGYAMGAYGHIRGTNDLDIFINANELNAGKMLNVCEEYGIPKEAIQKEMFLVQKMIGIGDPPLRIEILKSVGSFDFEYAFQRRVVRKVDNVDINVVDLDDLIILKKSAIKDRKKARDEEDLTFLERLKSRLSKK from the coding sequence ATGAGCTCGAATAATCAATTCCCTTCACACTACAAGGATTTTATTGTCGCATTAAACAATCACAACGTTGAGTATCTCTTGATTGGTGGGTATGCTATGGGAGCTTACGGACACATAAGGGGTACGAACGATTTAGACATTTTCATCAATGCAAATGAATTGAATGCAGGAAAAATGCTCAACGTCTGTGAAGAATATGGCATTCCAAAAGAAGCAATTCAAAAGGAAATGTTTTTAGTTCAGAAAATGATTGGAATTGGAGATCCTCCATTGAGGATAGAAATCTTAAAATCTGTTGGGAGTTTTGATTTTGAATATGCTTTTCAAAGACGTGTTGTTAGGAAAGTAGATAATGTAGATATTAATGTTGTTGACCTTGATGATCTAATTATTCTTAAGAAATCAGCTATAAAGGATCGTAAAAAAGCACGAGATGAAGAAGATCTAACTTTCTTAGAGCGTCTTAAATCAAGGCTTTCCAAAAAGTAA
- a CDS encoding O-methyltransferase produces the protein MEFLTEDLQQYVEDHSEPESDLLQQINRETHLHVLKPRMLSGHLQGRVLSMLSHMIKPKNILEIGTYTGYAALSMAEGMQSDGKLVTIDNNAELSIRTKEYFSKSNYANQLEMILGNALEVIPSLDKKWDLVFIDADKENYTNYFDLIIDQVNVGGFIIADNVLWSGKVFDETKSDKDTEAIRDFNHKMHTDSRIQNVLFPIRDGLMILRKL, from the coding sequence ATGGAATTTCTGACTGAAGATCTCCAGCAATACGTAGAAGATCACTCCGAGCCTGAATCCGATTTGCTTCAACAAATCAATAGGGAAACTCACCTCCATGTATTGAAGCCGCGCATGCTCTCCGGCCATCTTCAAGGGCGTGTCTTATCAATGTTATCTCATATGATCAAACCAAAAAACATCCTGGAGATTGGTACATATACTGGCTATGCTGCATTATCTATGGCTGAAGGTATGCAGTCTGATGGGAAACTTGTCACTATTGATAATAATGCAGAACTCTCCATTCGTACAAAAGAATATTTTTCTAAATCTAACTACGCAAATCAGCTAGAAATGATCTTAGGAAATGCTTTAGAGGTAATTCCTTCCTTAGATAAGAAATGGGATCTTGTCTTCATTGATGCTGACAAAGAAAATTACACCAACTACTTTGACTTGATAATTGATCAAGTAAATGTTGGAGGATTCATTATTGCGGATAATGTGCTTTGGAGTGGCAAAGTATTTGACGAAACAAAAAGCGATAAGGACACGGAGGCCATCAGAGATTTCAATCATAAGATGCATACTGATTCTAGAATACAGAACGTTTTATTTCCCATCCGTGATGGGTTGATGATATTAAGAAAATTATGA
- a CDS encoding LysM peptidoglycan-binding domain-containing protein, translating to MSWLFFAIILSNSFAQTVPSKMMIGDVHLSINESARKQIQKDVDRLTKSETYYGILVDRMNLYFPYIEREHKKAGIPDEIKFLAIQESALISDAVSSANAVGFWQFKDFTGREVGLTVDRKVDERLNIVSASRGSAKYFKTNNFYFDNWAYAVIAYQAGAGGAKKHTDKSNYGKTKLNITTNTYWYLKKFIAYVVAFSPTVGRPHSEGIWLDEITNVGGKTLEQIARQEKIDVEELKKYNKWLMRGSVPTDRAYSIMIPKKGTPPKNLVVEKSTKTNKISEPQTKIYPTELKPGITEANKSTIIPLNGIPSILARAYDDVHSISARAGISEKQFRKYNDMGLDDSVISNEFYYVKKKKGKAKVGFHVAKSKESLWGISQQYGIKVSKLASRNRMSVIDELKPGRVLWMDKTRPSSEPVAYHEIKTLALTKPLTKPTASTKEVEDAILTKESVEEPLDEEVIEEEVPSIEVPVVDTKEERLRKVKIHTVAPGESLWSISQLYEVKLDDLLRWNELPNPDAIKVNQNIQVKAPIEEASEGKNIIKHTVQPGETLYAISRKYDMTVDEVMDLNEMTTFDLDVGRDLKVYGE from the coding sequence TTGAGTTGGTTATTTTTTGCAATTATCCTCTCAAACAGCTTCGCGCAAACTGTTCCTAGCAAGATGATGATTGGGGATGTTCATCTAAGCATCAATGAATCGGCCAGAAAACAAATACAGAAAGATGTAGATCGCTTGACAAAAAGTGAAACGTACTATGGCATTCTAGTAGATCGAATGAACCTATACTTCCCCTACATTGAACGGGAACATAAAAAAGCAGGCATTCCTGATGAAATCAAATTCTTAGCAATACAGGAAAGTGCACTGATATCTGATGCTGTCTCCTCGGCTAATGCTGTAGGTTTTTGGCAGTTTAAAGATTTTACTGGTCGCGAAGTTGGACTAACTGTCGATCGAAAAGTAGATGAACGACTAAATATAGTTTCCGCATCGCGAGGGTCTGCTAAATACTTTAAAACCAATAATTTCTACTTTGACAATTGGGCATATGCCGTAATAGCCTATCAAGCTGGTGCTGGAGGAGCAAAAAAACATACGGATAAATCAAATTATGGAAAAACGAAATTGAATATCACGACCAACACTTATTGGTACCTAAAGAAGTTTATTGCTTATGTCGTGGCATTTTCACCAACAGTAGGTAGACCTCACTCCGAAGGAATCTGGTTGGATGAGATTACCAATGTAGGAGGTAAAACACTGGAACAAATAGCTCGGCAAGAAAAGATAGATGTAGAAGAATTAAAAAAATATAACAAATGGTTGATGCGAGGGTCTGTCCCAACCGATCGGGCTTACTCCATCATGATACCTAAAAAAGGCACTCCTCCTAAAAACCTGGTAGTTGAAAAGTCAACTAAGACCAACAAGATTTCAGAACCACAAACCAAAATTTATCCTACTGAGCTAAAGCCAGGGATCACAGAAGCAAATAAATCAACCATTATTCCTTTGAATGGAATCCCATCCATTTTAGCCAGAGCATATGATGATGTACACAGCATATCTGCCAGAGCAGGTATTTCTGAGAAACAGTTTAGAAAGTACAACGATATGGGATTGGATGATTCTGTCATTTCCAATGAATTCTATTATGTCAAAAAGAAAAAAGGAAAGGCAAAAGTTGGATTTCATGTAGCAAAATCTAAAGAATCTCTATGGGGAATTTCGCAACAATATGGAATCAAAGTCTCGAAGCTTGCCAGTAGAAATAGAATGAGCGTTATCGATGAGTTAAAACCTGGAAGAGTTCTTTGGATGGATAAAACTCGCCCATCAAGCGAGCCAGTAGCCTATCATGAAATCAAAACATTGGCTCTCACAAAACCATTGACAAAACCAACAGCATCTACCAAAGAAGTTGAAGACGCTATACTAACGAAAGAGTCTGTTGAAGAACCACTAGATGAAGAAGTCATTGAAGAGGAAGTACCGAGCATTGAAGTTCCTGTCGTTGATACCAAAGAAGAGCGTCTAAGAAAAGTTAAAATTCATACAGTTGCACCTGGAGAATCTCTTTGGAGTATCTCCCAACTCTATGAAGTAAAACTCGATGATTTATTGAGATGGAATGAGCTTCCAAACCCTGATGCCATCAAGGTTAATCAAAACATTCAAGTCAAAGCGCCTATTGAAGAAGCCTCTGAAGGAAAAAATATTATCAAGCACACCGTACAGCCGGGTGAAACACTTTATGCTATTTCAAGAAAATACGACATGACTGTTGATGAAGTTATGGATCTCAATGAGATGACCACATTTGATTTAGATGTAGGACGAGATTTGAAGGTTTATGGAGAGTAA
- the dnaX gene encoding DNA polymerase III subunit gamma/tau: MENFVVSARKYRPLGFEEVVGQEHITTTLENAINSNHLGQALLFCGPRGVGKTTCARILAKTINEFESESGDSTNNFNIFELDAASNNSVEDIRNLIDQVRYPPQQGKYKVYIIDEVHMLSTQAFNAFLKTLEEPPDYAIFILATTEKHKVIPTILSRCQIYDFNRIEVSDIVKQLEKIATSEKVDAENEALHLIAQKADGALRDALSIFDLITTFSSDGKITYQDTIKNLHILDYDYYFKLVDDLLAQNMSGALILFDEILRNGFDGNNFLNGFQQHLRNLLISKDGKTITLLEVTDNLKEKYGEQAAKCSPSFLLSALNISNQFELSFKQSKNQRLHVELCLMKLAHLTSALSLSSTETGAKKKDLTTA, translated from the coding sequence ATGGAAAATTTTGTGGTATCGGCACGGAAGTACAGACCTCTCGGTTTCGAGGAGGTAGTGGGGCAGGAGCATATTACTACAACGTTGGAAAATGCCATCAATTCTAATCACCTCGGACAAGCACTTTTGTTCTGTGGACCTAGAGGAGTAGGAAAAACCACATGTGCTAGAATACTTGCTAAAACCATTAATGAATTTGAGAGCGAATCAGGGGATAGCACGAATAACTTCAATATCTTCGAATTGGATGCTGCGTCCAATAACTCAGTAGAAGACATTCGAAACCTGATCGATCAGGTAAGATATCCACCACAGCAAGGAAAGTATAAGGTCTACATCATTGATGAGGTTCACATGCTTTCGACTCAGGCATTCAACGCTTTTTTGAAGACTCTTGAGGAACCACCTGATTATGCCATCTTTATTCTGGCAACAACAGAAAAACATAAAGTAATTCCAACTATCCTATCTAGGTGTCAGATTTATGATTTCAATCGTATTGAGGTTAGCGATATTGTAAAACAGCTAGAAAAGATCGCTACTAGCGAAAAAGTAGATGCAGAGAACGAGGCACTTCACCTCATCGCGCAAAAGGCAGATGGTGCATTAAGAGATGCACTTTCTATTTTTGATTTGATCACCACATTTTCTTCCGACGGTAAGATTACCTATCAGGATACGATTAAGAATCTGCATATTCTTGACTATGATTACTACTTCAAACTTGTAGATGATCTATTGGCTCAGAATATGTCAGGGGCTCTGATATTGTTCGATGAGATTCTCAGGAATGGGTTTGATGGCAATAATTTCCTCAATGGGTTTCAACAGCACCTGAGGAACCTATTGATTTCTAAAGATGGGAAGACCATTACATTATTAGAAGTCACCGATAACCTCAAAGAAAAATATGGAGAACAAGCTGCGAAGTGCAGTCCTTCCTTTTTGCTGTCAGCTTTGAATATCTCCAATCAGTTTGAGTTAAGTTTCAAGCAAAGTAAGAATCAACGATTACATGTTGAGCTATGCTTAATGAAGCTTGCTCACTTAACCAGCGCGCTTTCGCTTAGCTCCACTGAAACTGGGGCAAAAAAAAAAGACCTGACGACAGCATAG
- a CDS encoding carbon-nitrogen hydrolase family protein, whose amino-acid sequence MKVNVAVIQDAPVLFDLKKSLTKIHQLAKAASIGNPDILIFPEAFIPGYPRGLSFGTSVGSRSDEGRELWLKYAENSLMIPSAETNILGEIAKEFDTYLIIGVIEKSESGTLYCSVLYFDKQGKLLGKHRKLKPTGTERVIWGEGDGSDLTTYKTLFGKIGGLICWENYMPLPRAYLYESGIDIYIAPTADQRDSWQATMKHIACEGRCFVIGCNQYVTKEDYPKDLLDELSGQDHVMSKGGSVIVDPFGNTVEGPLWDKSGILHAELDMNLVIKSKLDFDVTGHYARPDVFELKKKN is encoded by the coding sequence ATGAAAGTAAATGTGGCAGTAATTCAGGATGCTCCTGTGTTGTTCGATTTGAAGAAAAGCTTGACTAAAATTCATCAGCTTGCAAAAGCAGCTAGTATTGGCAATCCTGACATATTAATTTTTCCAGAAGCATTTATTCCTGGTTATCCAAGAGGGTTATCCTTTGGAACGTCAGTAGGAAGTAGGTCTGATGAAGGCCGAGAACTATGGCTAAAGTATGCGGAAAATAGCCTCATGATTCCAAGTGCTGAAACCAATATTTTAGGAGAGATAGCTAAAGAATTCGATACTTACTTAATTATTGGGGTGATTGAAAAGAGTGAATCAGGAACACTGTATTGCTCTGTGCTTTACTTTGATAAACAGGGTAAGCTGTTGGGAAAACATCGAAAGTTAAAACCTACAGGTACAGAGCGTGTCATTTGGGGAGAAGGGGATGGAAGTGACCTGACCACTTACAAAACACTTTTTGGTAAAATAGGTGGGCTTATCTGCTGGGAGAATTATATGCCACTACCAAGAGCGTACTTGTACGAATCTGGAATAGATATCTATATCGCTCCTACCGCCGACCAACGAGATAGCTGGCAGGCAACCATGAAACATATAGCTTGTGAGGGAAGATGTTTTGTAATCGGATGCAATCAGTACGTAACCAAAGAAGACTACCCAAAAGACTTGTTGGATGAATTAAGCGGGCAGGATCATGTGATGAGCAAAGGAGGAAGTGTTATTGTGGATCCTTTTGGAAATACAGTGGAAGGTCCTCTATGGGATAAGTCAGGTATTCTGCATGCGGAACTGGACATGAACCTTGTAATCAAGAGCAAACTGGATTTTGATGTGACGGGTCATTATGCGCGACCAGATGTTTTTGAGTTGAAGAAAAAGAATTAA
- a CDS encoding TetR family transcriptional regulator, which yields MKTRDKILNAAKLLFNEGGVENVTTRHIASHLKISQGNLHYHFPNKNELIEYLYEDFKKGLASLAGYQSGAFGLQEIYASLRRNFGWMYDYKFLFVDREIVWRRIPIIKRETQALIIIKSRQLKEAIRVLQLNNVFRSDINDNQIQSFINAYQIMINSWLSAAYLFPNANVIDFFSLEAFNLWYPYLTEVGQSEFDRLKSGVISH from the coding sequence GTGAAGACTAGAGATAAAATTCTGAATGCTGCAAAACTTCTTTTTAATGAAGGAGGAGTAGAAAATGTTACGACTAGACATATTGCATCACACCTTAAGATCAGTCAAGGGAATCTTCATTATCATTTTCCGAACAAAAATGAGTTAATAGAGTATCTGTATGAGGATTTTAAAAAGGGCCTGGCATCTTTGGCTGGCTATCAGAGCGGAGCCTTTGGGTTGCAAGAGATCTACGCCTCTCTAAGGCGAAACTTTGGTTGGATGTATGACTATAAGTTCTTATTTGTTGATAGAGAAATTGTTTGGCGTAGGATTCCCATAATTAAAAGGGAGACCCAGGCATTAATAATTATTAAAAGCAGGCAGCTAAAAGAGGCTATTCGAGTACTTCAATTGAATAATGTATTTAGATCGGATATTAATGATAATCAGATTCAAAGCTTTATTAATGCTTATCAAATTATGATCAATTCGTGGCTTTCTGCTGCTTATTTATTCCCGAATGCTAACGTCATCGATTTTTTCTCACTTGAAGCTTTTAACTTATGGTATCCATATTTAACAGAGGTTGGCCAATCAGAATTTGATCGTTTGAAAAGTGGTGTAATTTCTCATTAG
- a CDS encoding amidohydrolase family protein, giving the protein MKINHLILLALLSSCFGKKAQYEPLIKTIDSPDELLISNINIFNGIDSTLLVEYDVWITNGEITNIYPHSTEKSVDVHVIDGTNKYLIPGLIDTHVHSMASGSAPWSMVRPNAEKNMEAWLAAGITTVYDLGGIPSQSKKLRNKIENKEIIGPDIYFTGSPITAPGGHPIKASKSMLPFPLSLLVNFIIQSADHKTNIPKLIDGYVSDEVDYIKIINDQLPEGSPQIDQNVMKSIIDESHKRGLKTFVHIGNEKDLMTALEANADIIAHFPYRSSLSSDSNGHNLLSSETKIIHTFTGFENTLKISRGIYEPTELDKRMHPSEFTIPVTGKNGLEINETDILDEFSQTLSNNQINWEKSLRILREKSVSFTIGTDSPLPGAYPGSSFHQELQRLNQEGYNTFELLRASTYEAANLFLERPNFGTIDVGKIANLLIVNRNPIEQIEHTSDIHLIIKRGTIHEPLY; this is encoded by the coding sequence ATGAAAATCAATCATCTGATCCTACTCGCTTTACTATCATCTTGCTTCGGGAAAAAAGCTCAATACGAGCCTCTAATTAAAACCATTGATAGTCCTGATGAATTGCTTATATCTAACATTAATATTTTCAATGGAATTGACTCTACCCTATTGGTAGAGTATGATGTTTGGATAACAAACGGTGAAATCACTAATATATACCCGCACAGTACAGAAAAGTCTGTTGATGTGCACGTGATAGATGGTACTAACAAATACTTAATTCCGGGTTTAATAGATACACATGTTCATAGCATGGCCAGTGGATCTGCTCCATGGAGTATGGTCAGACCAAATGCTGAAAAAAATATGGAGGCTTGGTTAGCTGCTGGAATCACAACAGTGTATGACCTTGGCGGTATCCCATCTCAGTCTAAGAAACTAAGAAACAAAATAGAAAACAAAGAAATAATAGGCCCTGACATCTATTTCACGGGTTCTCCAATCACCGCTCCAGGTGGACACCCCATTAAAGCATCTAAATCTATGCTTCCTTTTCCTCTTTCGCTATTGGTTAATTTCATTATCCAATCTGCAGATCATAAAACCAATATCCCAAAACTTATTGATGGATATGTGTCTGATGAAGTAGACTATATAAAGATCATCAACGATCAGTTACCTGAAGGATCGCCACAAATTGATCAAAATGTCATGAAATCAATTATTGATGAGTCCCATAAAAGAGGTTTAAAAACCTTCGTCCATATTGGCAATGAGAAAGATTTGATGACTGCTTTAGAGGCAAATGCTGACATAATTGCTCATTTTCCATATAGGAGTTCTCTATCATCCGATAGTAATGGGCACAACCTTCTTTCATCGGAAACCAAAATCATACATACCTTCACTGGTTTTGAGAATACGCTTAAAATCAGTCGAGGGATATACGAACCTACAGAGCTCGATAAAAGGATGCACCCTTCCGAATTTACCATACCTGTAACTGGAAAAAATGGTTTAGAAATTAACGAGACTGATATTTTGGATGAGTTTAGCCAAACTTTATCCAACAACCAGATTAATTGGGAGAAATCATTACGAATACTTAGGGAGAAAAGCGTCTCCTTCACCATAGGAACAGACAGCCCACTTCCAGGAGCATACCCGGGAAGTAGCTTTCATCAAGAATTGCAGAGACTGAATCAGGAGGGTTACAATACATTCGAATTATTAAGAGCCTCCACCTATGAAGCAGCAAATCTCTTTCTTGAGCGTCCAAATTTTGGAACCATTGATGTTGGAAAGATCGCCAACTTATTAATAGTGAATCGAAATCCAATTGAACAGATTGAGCACACTTCTGATATTCATCTTATTATAAAGAGAGGCACCATCCATGAGCCATTGTATTGA
- a CDS encoding site-specific integrase, with protein MKHTYSVLFWLQNHKISKKTGEVPISARITVDGKRSELSTGKKILPEKWNVNAGKMKGSSEEARLINNHLMKLKLRLDKIYDRLDEEDKFISASAIKSVYQGKETKQHLLLKLFEYHVQQIKDQIGKGYAKGTYLRFQTTYQHTSDFVKHQYEKEDINFNELKYEFITEFEFYLKSKKGIGHNTVMRYLKIFKKIVLIALKNEWIMRDPFKGYTMTMKEVKRGFLTKEELKTLYQKEFEIERLEQVRDIFLFCCYTGLAYADVRKLTPDHISKGLDGEYWISVDRTKTGSPSNIPLLPVADEIKTKYENHPDVMNSGHLLPVISNQKMNAYLKEIAIICDIKKHITFHMARHTFATTITLSNGVPIESVGDMLGQKNLKTTQIYAKVVREKVSHDMKALKEKLSGAELGNAINQ; from the coding sequence ATGAAACACACTTACAGCGTCCTATTCTGGCTTCAAAACCACAAAATCAGTAAGAAAACAGGTGAAGTTCCTATCTCAGCCAGGATCACTGTAGATGGTAAAAGATCAGAACTTTCTACAGGAAAGAAAATCTTACCTGAGAAATGGAATGTGAATGCTGGAAAGATGAAAGGCAGTAGTGAGGAGGCCAGACTCATCAATAACCATTTAATGAAGCTGAAATTGAGATTGGATAAAATTTATGATCGATTAGATGAGGAAGATAAATTCATTTCAGCTTCAGCTATAAAGAGTGTATACCAGGGTAAGGAGACAAAACAGCATTTATTACTAAAGCTATTTGAATATCATGTTCAGCAAATAAAAGATCAGATAGGAAAGGGCTATGCAAAAGGAACTTATCTGAGATTTCAAACTACTTATCAACACACCTCTGATTTTGTCAAACACCAATACGAAAAGGAAGATATCAATTTCAACGAGTTGAAGTATGAGTTCATTACTGAATTCGAATTTTACCTAAAATCAAAGAAAGGAATTGGGCACAATACGGTGATGAGATATTTGAAAATCTTCAAAAAGATTGTCTTAATTGCTCTGAAAAATGAGTGGATAATGAGAGATCCTTTTAAAGGTTATACCATGACCATGAAAGAAGTGAAACGAGGATTCCTAACGAAGGAGGAACTCAAGACATTGTATCAGAAAGAATTTGAAATCGAACGGCTAGAGCAAGTGCGAGACATCTTTTTGTTTTGCTGTTACACAGGACTAGCTTATGCCGATGTTCGAAAACTTACACCAGATCATATTTCAAAGGGATTAGATGGTGAATATTGGATTTCCGTTGATCGAACTAAGACAGGCTCCCCTTCTAATATCCCACTTTTACCTGTTGCCGATGAAATCAAGACAAAGTATGAGAATCATCCTGACGTAATGAATTCGGGCCATTTATTACCAGTCATTTCTAACCAAAAAATGAATGCTTACTTAAAGGAGATAGCAATCATTTGCGACATCAAAAAGCACATTACCTTTCACATGGCTAGGCACACGTTCGCCACAACCATCACTTTGTCTAATGGAGTGCCAATCGAATCGGTTGGCGATATGTTAGGTCAGAAGAACCTTAAAACAACTCAGATATATGCCAAAGTCGTGAGGGAAAAAGTAAGCCATGATATGAAAGCACTAAAAGAAAAATTAAGTGGGGCTGAGCTTGGAAATGCAATCAATCAATAA